Proteins encoded by one window of Candidatus Nitrosocosmicus hydrocola:
- a CDS encoding heavy metal translocating P-type ATPase — MIKKFSLSVDKSTGEPSTNTVTAENQCNIKMIQEAEDDCSCCSGNAKFSQTSLAAGSLLEKSNLEKLELEERLEKKENREAKILILIGLSLTIPLVILELLEFYKFFKESFVFGYILLILATPIQILLGRPFYKRFYNSIKKRKSFTVDTLVVLSTSVAYLYSLIALLTNQDVRFFEASASVLTIFTIGEYVESRVLRTTSESIKRLVALKPQKTILVRENGIQEEIQVDDLRTNDIFIVKPGENIATDGIVTYGETSVDESMITGESIPVEKRVNDRVIGGTINKNGYVQVKATRVGSQTVLASIIDLISKAKSNKPSIQKIADKCAKYFIPVVFSIAIISSLYWLLIPQMSIQFAVTVFATILVVSCPCALGIATPMVVSLSIGKAAKQGIIVKGGIYLERLASVDTVVFDKTGTLTKGRPEVTDIIPNNGYNEYYLLQMAASSEIKSEHPIGQAIVKKANEKKIALLEVSEFNTMTGHGITAMQNQKRILAVSPRAHGFITQSDNKNTLYKNKDIKEMDSTITKLELEGKTVVTIFVDEKLIGLIAVADTIRDESFSIVKQIKSMGKEVILLSGDNQRTSNAIAKKIGIDNVFAEMLPHQKVEKIQSLQDKNHVVAMVGDGINDAPALTQADIGIAIGSGTDVAKEAGHILLIKNNLSDILVILQLSRYSLKKIKQNLAISFAYNSITIPIAAGLLFGFTNSLILTPALAALGWVVSDSLVFGNSLLLRRFKIKK; from the coding sequence ATGATAAAGAAATTTAGTCTCTCAGTTGACAAATCCACCGGTGAACCAAGCACTAACACTGTAACAGCAGAGAATCAATGCAATATCAAAATGATACAGGAGGCAGAGGATGACTGCAGCTGTTGTTCTGGAAATGCTAAATTTTCTCAAACTTCACTAGCCGCAGGATCACTCTTGGAAAAATCGAATTTAGAAAAATTAGAATTGGAAGAAAGGCTAGAAAAAAAGGAAAACAGAGAAGCAAAAATCCTCATTCTGATAGGATTATCGTTAACAATCCCTTTAGTAATTTTAGAATTACTAGAATTTTACAAATTTTTTAAGGAAAGCTTTGTTTTCGGATATATTTTGCTAATTTTAGCTACTCCCATTCAAATTCTGCTAGGTAGACCTTTTTACAAACGATTTTACAATTCAATTAAAAAAAGAAAAAGCTTTACAGTAGACACATTAGTAGTATTAAGCACATCGGTAGCTTATCTGTATAGTTTAATTGCTCTTTTAACTAATCAAGATGTAAGATTTTTTGAGGCATCTGCTTCTGTACTTACAATTTTTACGATAGGCGAATACGTTGAAAGTAGAGTACTGAGAACCACATCTGAATCTATTAAGAGACTAGTAGCTCTAAAACCACAAAAGACCATTCTAGTAAGAGAGAATGGCATACAAGAGGAGATCCAAGTCGATGATTTAAGGACAAACGATATCTTCATTGTAAAGCCTGGCGAAAACATAGCAACAGATGGGATTGTTACTTATGGAGAAACGTCTGTGGATGAATCAATGATTACAGGCGAATCAATTCCTGTAGAAAAAAGAGTAAATGACAGAGTCATTGGAGGAACTATAAACAAAAATGGATATGTTCAAGTCAAAGCTACTAGGGTAGGAAGTCAAACGGTATTAGCAAGTATCATTGACTTGATATCCAAGGCTAAATCAAACAAACCATCTATTCAAAAGATTGCAGATAAGTGTGCCAAGTATTTTATTCCTGTTGTATTTTCAATAGCCATTATCTCTTCTCTTTATTGGTTATTAATACCTCAAATGTCAATTCAATTTGCTGTAACTGTATTTGCCACTATATTGGTGGTATCGTGTCCTTGTGCTTTAGGTATTGCAACTCCTATGGTTGTCTCCTTGTCCATTGGCAAAGCTGCTAAACAAGGTATCATAGTAAAAGGTGGTATTTATCTTGAGAGATTAGCCTCTGTTGATACAGTAGTGTTTGACAAAACTGGTACGCTGACCAAAGGCAGACCCGAAGTAACTGATATTATTCCAAATAACGGATATAATGAATATTATTTGTTACAAATGGCTGCTTCCTCTGAAATCAAATCAGAACATCCGATAGGACAAGCAATCGTTAAAAAGGCAAACGAGAAAAAGATAGCCCTACTTGAGGTTAGCGAATTTAATACAATGACAGGACATGGAATTACAGCAATGCAAAATCAAAAGAGGATATTAGCCGTTAGTCCTCGAGCACACGGCTTTATTACCCAAAGCGACAATAAAAATACACTCTATAAAAATAAAGATATTAAAGAAATGGATTCAACAATAACTAAATTAGAATTAGAAGGTAAAACCGTAGTAACAATTTTTGTAGATGAGAAATTGATAGGCTTGATAGCAGTAGCTGATACAATCAGAGATGAATCTTTTTCAATAGTCAAACAAATTAAATCAATGGGAAAAGAGGTGATTCTTCTTAGTGGAGACAACCAAAGAACATCGAATGCTATTGCCAAAAAAATCGGCATAGATAATGTTTTCGCAGAAATGCTACCACATCAGAAAGTTGAAAAAATACAAAGTCTTCAAGATAAAAATCATGTTGTAGCAATGGTTGGAGATGGAATAAATGATGCACCAGCTTTAACTCAAGCCGATATAGGAATAGCCATTGGATCAGGAACTGATGTCGCAAAAGAAGCTGGACACATTCTTCTGATAAAAAATAATTTGTCTGATATTTTGGTTATATTGCAGTTATCCAGATACTCACTAAAAAAGATAAAACAAAATCTAGCAATATCTTTTGCTTATAACTCTATAACTATTCCTATAGCTGCGGGATTATTATTTGGATTTACAAATTCTCTGATATTAACACCTGCATTAGCAGCATTAGGATGGGTGGTAAGCGATTCACTAGTATTTGGTAATTCTTTACTACTGAGGAGATTTAAAATCAAAAAATAG
- a CDS encoding sialidase family protein produces MGSKKTKVNNHTNNNKKLNKKSSQKSKFIVVAIAIAVASIGIIGFMTTSASENNNTNSSSQNLTGNWMDVHGIGIYSTADTSDNNNSLYLATHNGLFKKDIGVNSSSSSSNTSGWVEVGNDKSDLMGFTIDPANKGVMYSSGHPQTGGNLGFRISNDYGVTWQKVSDVTSPTPIDFHTMTVGNNPEIIYAASGMGDNIFISTDGGKNWTITSPPDGQQVITLAANKSNSNTLYAGTTNGLFSSIDQGKNWQEINNDIINGNDTMVTGIEVAPDGKTSYAFAVPNQPNDSGNGYIIKSMDGAKTWTKTNGQIPGAQFVSKFAFDSNGDVYVALIQDSTDTGVASSVYSSNDDGNSWTLEGTNNDKLSTKQ; encoded by the coding sequence TTGGGTTCAAAGAAAACCAAAGTAAATAATCACACTAACAATAATAAAAAATTAAACAAAAAAAGCAGTCAAAAATCAAAATTTATCGTAGTGGCGATAGCGATTGCAGTTGCTAGTATAGGAATAATAGGTTTTATGACCACTTCTGCCAGTGAAAATAATAATACTAATTCTTCAAGTCAAAATCTAACAGGTAACTGGATGGATGTCCATGGGATAGGAATTTACTCAACAGCAGATACAAGCGACAATAATAATTCATTGTACTTAGCGACTCATAATGGCTTGTTCAAAAAAGATATTGGTGTTAATTCCTCTTCTTCCTCCTCTAATACTTCTGGCTGGGTTGAAGTTGGAAATGATAAATCAGATTTAATGGGTTTTACAATTGATCCAGCCAACAAAGGTGTTATGTATTCAAGTGGACATCCACAAACTGGTGGTAATTTAGGCTTTAGAATAAGTAATGATTATGGAGTAACATGGCAAAAAGTATCCGATGTAACATCTCCAACACCTATTGATTTTCATACAATGACTGTTGGAAATAATCCTGAAATTATCTATGCTGCTAGTGGAATGGGTGATAATATCTTTATTTCTACTGATGGAGGAAAAAACTGGACCATAACAAGTCCTCCTGATGGACAACAAGTAATTACACTGGCTGCGAATAAATCCAATTCTAACACCCTTTACGCAGGTACAACAAATGGGTTATTCTCAAGTATTGATCAAGGAAAAAATTGGCAAGAAATTAACAACGATATAATAAACGGTAATGATACTATGGTAACAGGTATAGAAGTAGCTCCAGATGGAAAAACATCATATGCCTTTGCTGTTCCAAATCAACCCAATGATTCAGGTAACGGTTACATCATAAAATCGATGGATGGAGCAAAAACCTGGACAAAGACCAATGGGCAAATTCCGGGAGCACAATTTGTAAGTAAATTTGCATTTGATAGTAATGGAGATGTTTATGTTGCTCTTATTCAAGATAGCACAGATACCGGCGTAGCATCAAGTGTATACAGTAGCAACGACGATGGAAACTCTTGGACTCTTGAAGGAACAAATAACGACAAATTATCGACTAAGCAGTAA
- a CDS encoding metal-sensitive transcriptional regulator — protein MTHHKKPELKVRLARIEGHVKAISRMLEEDRGYPEIVQQVSAVRAALDGVTEVIVQDLVEYYISQTTDKKGSDIALEIKDTISKIL, from the coding sequence ATGACTCATCATAAAAAACCTGAATTGAAAGTTAGATTAGCTAGAATCGAAGGACATGTAAAGGCAATAAGCAGAATGCTTGAGGAAGATAGGGGTTATCCTGAGATTGTTCAACAGGTATCTGCCGTTCGTGCAGCACTAGATGGCGTAACTGAAGTCATTGTACAAGATCTTGTTGAGTATTATATTAGTCAAACGACCGATAAAAAAGGGAGCGATATTGCTCTGGAAATAAAAGATACAATATCTAAAATCCTGTAG
- a CDS encoding DMT family transporter produces MNKSYLYLGVAAVLYGSIATLAKPQLTNIHPILLSSSVYLIIGIVLTILTKLTNRPTQINRSELKYILIISIFGAVLGPILYFYGLMLTSASLASILINIEFVFSILLAMIILKEKPNKRGVIGILLIFTGLIIVNINYNNMNIYKGNTLLGNILIVIASLFWALDNNLSNIILKKGVSISKIIQLKSLIGGTISFCICIIFAIPLGSGDINQIPFLIALSLGGFACSLYLFLRGMKEIGTIKAVMIFSTSTIFGIIFALIFLNESSKDVHTLLVSSIFVIGGIYFIIK; encoded by the coding sequence GTGAACAAGTCTTACCTGTATCTAGGAGTAGCAGCAGTACTATATGGTTCGATTGCTACCTTAGCAAAACCGCAGTTAACGAATATTCACCCAATCTTATTGTCTTCATCAGTTTATCTGATAATTGGGATTGTTCTGACAATACTTACCAAACTAACTAACCGACCGACACAGATAAACAGAAGTGAGTTAAAATACATTCTCATTATTTCAATATTTGGTGCCGTACTTGGACCAATTCTTTATTTTTATGGACTAATGTTAACTAGTGCGTCACTTGCATCTATCTTGATCAATATAGAGTTCGTTTTTTCTATATTACTAGCTATGATTATTTTGAAAGAGAAACCCAACAAGAGAGGTGTTATTGGAATCCTGCTAATTTTTACTGGATTGATTATTGTAAATATTAATTACAATAATATGAATATTTACAAAGGGAATACTTTATTAGGTAACATCTTAATTGTGATTGCATCTTTATTTTGGGCATTAGACAATAATTTAAGCAACATAATTCTAAAGAAAGGAGTCTCGATATCAAAAATAATACAATTAAAGTCTCTCATAGGAGGTACCATTTCTTTCTGCATTTGCATTATATTTGCAATTCCATTAGGAAGTGGAGACATCAATCAAATTCCTTTCTTAATTGCGTTAAGTTTAGGAGGATTTGCATGTTCCCTATATCTTTTTTTAAGAGGAATGAAAGAGATAGGAACAATCAAAGCTGTAATGATATTTTCTACTTCTACCATATTTGGAATAATTTTTGCTTTGATTTTTTTGAACGAATCATCAAAGGATGTTCATACGCTTTTAGTATCTTCGATATTTGTTATAGGTGGAATTTATTTCATTATTAAATAA
- a CDS encoding cupredoxin domain-containing protein: MLSFFYYIHIQQLEPSSLSFLYAQGQSSSNTVVSIPKGAANPEVDITNLSPRQWYDPREISINVNGTIKWVNNDIEPHTVTSGIGGGLNSLLTNSQGKPNGLFDSGLFSAGDSISITFNNSGTFNYFCTIHPWMEGIVQVRNISTNIPSYPVDRFENKIDDFPIYNFTDDGSVEIGLSWTPVSIMTNEPITFIMDFFEYPENSRMHLWPYNFVILQNGSEIYRTTEITQVGSSTQTFAFELPGETIIRVESAANESSFVEFGTIVYENPYNLSTEFQNVSNNSSILLSPLTLVYIVYVIIIVLPIALVVIIFLYKKKKI; the protein is encoded by the coding sequence ATGTTATCATTTTTTTATTATATCCATATTCAACAACTTGAACCATCATCATTATCTTTTTTGTATGCACAGGGACAATCTTCCAGCAACACTGTGGTCAGTATACCCAAGGGAGCTGCAAATCCTGAGGTTGATATTACCAATTTATCTCCAAGACAATGGTATGATCCAAGAGAAATCTCAATAAATGTAAATGGGACTATAAAATGGGTTAATAACGATATTGAGCCACATACTGTAACAAGTGGGATTGGGGGAGGATTGAACAGTTTATTGACCAATTCACAGGGAAAGCCAAATGGATTATTTGATAGTGGACTATTTTCTGCAGGTGATTCTATATCAATCACATTCAATAATTCTGGTACTTTCAATTATTTCTGTACTATTCATCCATGGATGGAAGGTATTGTTCAAGTAAGAAATATATCTACAAATATCCCGTCCTATCCGGTTGATCGATTTGAAAACAAGATTGATGATTTTCCAATTTATAATTTTACAGATGACGGTAGTGTTGAAATAGGGCTCTCGTGGACTCCTGTGTCCATCATGACAAATGAACCTATTACTTTTATTATGGATTTTTTTGAATATCCTGAAAATTCTAGAATGCATTTATGGCCATACAACTTTGTCATTTTGCAAAATGGTAGTGAAATATATAGAACCACCGAAATCACACAGGTTGGTTCTTCTACACAGACTTTTGCCTTTGAATTACCTGGAGAAACTATTATCAGAGTTGAAAGTGCAGCTAACGAGAGTTCATTTGTGGAATTTGGTACCATAGTGTATGAAAACCCCTATAACCTATCTACCGAATTTCAGAATGTATCAAATAACTCATCTATTTTGCTGTCGCCTTTGACTCTTGTATATATAGTATATGTGATCATTATTGTTTTGCCAATAGCTCTAGTTGTGATAATATTTCTTTATAAAAAGAAAAAGATTTGA
- the priX gene encoding DNA primase noncatalytic subunit PriX, whose product MIFGNNDCTNNHSKKERIKKVKEGIDFILSHFEGRQQLFPRKISTAFSNNGQFTVYNKEQILNECIKADFMDCRINAYPVLDKNDCLSYSNIQSPNIIFIDFDLDKSLPYQKAITKLEKTKNRSIQTIKERLIGSQPTILWTGNGYHIYIVINTRPLELIKELSELSKNPSEEFLRYAELTFSNKKKDSSHNSSFKSSLLRIPYTFNSKNLLTNNENDREKAEVSIVQKFDNDNIKPINIKLLRDYRLWLADDDLLRKKKKKNSRLKSCNIIDKKDLAKKYFWIERLLQTPLPCFRRYCLYRILVPYLVNVRKLNDEECFGVLKKWLEKCNNISIIPFNIESEIKTRLNGVKDYEPLSLYKLRKENSELYHLLN is encoded by the coding sequence ATGATTTTTGGAAATAATGATTGTACTAACAACCACAGTAAGAAAGAGAGAATCAAAAAAGTTAAAGAAGGAATAGATTTTATTCTTTCACATTTTGAAGGAAGACAACAACTATTTCCAAGGAAAATATCAACAGCCTTTAGTAATAATGGACAATTTACAGTTTATAACAAAGAACAAATACTAAATGAATGCATTAAAGCAGATTTTATGGATTGTAGAATCAATGCTTATCCAGTTTTAGACAAAAACGATTGTCTCAGTTATTCAAACATACAATCTCCAAATATTATTTTTATCGATTTTGATCTAGACAAAAGTCTACCATATCAGAAAGCAATAACAAAGTTAGAAAAGACAAAGAACAGAAGCATACAGACAATCAAAGAAAGATTAATTGGTAGTCAACCGACTATTTTATGGACCGGAAATGGATACCATATCTATATTGTAATAAATACTAGACCTTTAGAATTAATTAAAGAATTAAGTGAATTATCTAAAAACCCTTCAGAAGAATTTCTCAGATATGCTGAACTGACTTTTAGTAATAAGAAAAAGGATTCGAGTCATAATTCTTCGTTCAAATCATCATTACTAAGAATACCTTATACGTTTAATTCAAAAAACCTCCTTACTAATAATGAAAATGATAGAGAAAAAGCAGAGGTGAGTATAGTACAGAAATTTGATAATGATAATATAAAGCCGATAAATATTAAATTGCTTAGAGATTACAGACTGTGGTTAGCAGATGATGATCTTCTGAGAAAGAAAAAGAAAAAGAATTCAAGACTTAAAAGTTGTAATATTATTGATAAAAAGGACTTAGCAAAGAAATATTTTTGGATAGAAAGATTATTGCAAACTCCTCTACCTTGTTTTAGAAGATATTGTTTATACCGCATATTAGTTCCGTATCTTGTTAATGTTAGAAAATTAAATGATGAGGAATGCTTTGGTGTTTTAAAGAAATGGCTTGAGAAATGCAATAACATTTCTATAATACCATTTAACATAGAATCAGAAATCAAAACAAGATTAAACGGAGTTAAGGATTATGAGCCACTATCTTTATACAAATTAAGAAAAGAAAATTCTGAGTTATACCATTTATTAAATTAA
- a CDS encoding DNA polymerase domain-containing protein has translation MTLSNSNIPSTTTNANYNIQRNELLMQPYAAFDLEFRYDENNSQKPYTIFAAAIVDSLGNIKAKHELDFGNNLQPEKELVNWIMLEILKYRLTIGWYTKGIRIKKKDKKGKERYSGKDSDLKIIDNVCKYHNIPSIIGFDKRGVPYIRGYNKELCNNDPFYSQKNRFDYYYHIDLYNVYDKKMVIDIYHGKYRDRKLSTVSKVLLGNGKLEDLDGRRIQQLPKDKQIEYVIRDASLVMDLSRHDNYALLDLMNAISVITQVSFDRVCNNGLSSLWTKVIKDNISIGQCRLPTTSLQERKKQKFKGGHVLDSKIGYYDSVNNRTVYIFDVKSLYPTMMIIYNISFETVNCSCCRDNPEARIPKEIMDLIIKKVEKDRQNQKERKEYWICKKYRGIIPRLLEHYRNERFKQKELGNEAMQMGLKILINGCYGLFGSEFFEFSDYRVSELTTAFGRRTLGYMKHIAEEVYGFNVIAGDTDSIFVTDVKSKLDINKFLAECSIILEDTEIELVKIYRKFLLLGKKHYIGIHTDENKDPDIVGMEGKKSDRPQWINNLQRDFAEDLKYGRDPTVKLRKAYLDMEKGQVPHELLAISLTLSKDPSEYASGDFQNIVGKQLRAKEGDAIKYYKANFPGKAHSDPGFIDRSKYLEMLQSTFEEQVKCLGYNYYNHVKGDTTLDDFWK, from the coding sequence ATGACACTTTCAAATTCAAACATTCCTTCAACCACTACCAATGCCAATTATAATATTCAAAGAAATGAATTACTAATGCAACCCTACGCTGCCTTTGATTTAGAATTCAGATATGACGAAAATAATTCTCAAAAACCATATACAATATTTGCAGCTGCTATAGTTGATAGCCTTGGAAACATAAAAGCAAAACACGAGTTAGACTTTGGCAATAACCTCCAACCAGAAAAGGAATTAGTAAATTGGATCATGCTTGAAATTCTCAAATATAGACTAACAATTGGTTGGTATACCAAAGGCATAAGAATTAAGAAAAAAGACAAGAAAGGAAAGGAAAGGTATAGTGGAAAAGATTCTGATCTAAAAATAATAGATAATGTCTGTAAATATCATAATATTCCTTCAATTATTGGATTTGATAAAAGAGGAGTTCCGTATATACGAGGATATAATAAAGAACTTTGTAATAACGACCCTTTCTACTCTCAGAAGAACAGATTCGATTATTACTATCACATAGACCTTTACAACGTCTATGACAAGAAAATGGTAATAGATATTTATCATGGTAAATATCGAGATCGAAAGTTAAGTACAGTATCTAAAGTACTCTTGGGTAATGGAAAACTAGAAGATCTGGATGGGAGAAGAATACAGCAATTACCAAAGGATAAACAAATAGAGTATGTAATTAGAGATGCGTCATTAGTAATGGATCTCTCTAGACATGATAATTATGCCCTGCTTGATCTAATGAATGCAATTTCAGTCATTACACAAGTTTCATTTGACAGGGTTTGTAATAATGGACTATCTAGTTTATGGACCAAAGTGATTAAAGATAATATTAGCATAGGTCAATGTAGACTCCCTACAACCAGTTTACAAGAAAGAAAAAAACAGAAATTTAAAGGTGGACATGTCTTAGATTCGAAAATAGGATATTATGATTCGGTAAACAATAGAACAGTTTACATTTTTGATGTAAAATCGCTTTATCCCACTATGATGATAATCTATAACATAAGCTTTGAGACGGTTAATTGTTCCTGTTGTAGGGATAATCCCGAAGCTAGAATTCCAAAGGAGATTATGGATTTAATTATAAAAAAAGTAGAAAAAGATAGACAAAATCAAAAGGAAAGAAAAGAGTATTGGATTTGTAAAAAATACAGAGGAATAATTCCTCGACTTTTAGAGCATTATCGAAATGAACGATTCAAACAGAAAGAACTAGGAAATGAAGCAATGCAAATGGGACTCAAGATCCTTATCAACGGCTGCTACGGCTTATTTGGTAGTGAATTCTTTGAGTTTTCTGATTATAGAGTGTCGGAACTGACTACTGCCTTTGGTAGAAGAACTTTAGGATATATGAAACATATAGCAGAGGAGGTTTATGGTTTTAATGTAATTGCAGGAGATACAGATAGCATATTTGTAACCGATGTAAAAAGCAAACTAGATATCAATAAATTTCTTGCAGAATGCTCTATAATACTTGAGGATACAGAAATTGAATTAGTTAAAATTTATAGAAAGTTTCTACTTTTGGGCAAAAAGCATTACATCGGAATTCATACCGATGAAAATAAAGATCCTGATATAGTGGGAATGGAGGGTAAAAAATCTGATAGACCCCAATGGATTAACAACCTTCAAAGAGACTTTGCAGAGGATTTAAAATATGGTAGAGATCCTACGGTAAAATTAAGAAAAGCCTATCTAGATATGGAAAAAGGTCAAGTTCCACACGAACTTTTAGCAATTAGTCTTACTTTAAGCAAAGATCCTTCTGAATACGCTAGTGGAGACTTTCAAAATATTGTAGGAAAACAACTACGTGCGAAAGAGGGCGACGCTATAAAGTATTACAAAGCTAATTTTCCTGGAAAAGCCCATTCAGATCCTGGATTCATTGATAGAAGCAAATATTTAGAAATGTTACAATCAACCTTTGAAGAACAGGTAAAATGTTTGGGTTATAATTACTATAACCACGTTAAAGGTGACACAACTTTAGATGATTTTTGGAAATAA
- a CDS encoding ArsR/SmtB family transcription factor, whose translation MSDNISINIQKLSLKAKLFRGLADTTRLSILECLRNGEKTTSEIVKETNQNQSNISNHLACLLDCGLVRNRRDGKNVFYNLNNERVAKLLEESDIVLAEIVSGLYKCVNYDDESAILNIRK comes from the coding sequence TTGAGTGATAATATATCAATTAATATTCAGAAATTGTCTCTCAAAGCCAAGTTGTTTAGAGGTTTAGCAGATACAACTCGGCTTTCTATTTTAGAGTGTCTAAGAAATGGAGAAAAAACTACTTCGGAAATCGTAAAAGAAACAAATCAAAACCAATCAAACATCTCAAATCATCTAGCTTGTTTGTTAGACTGTGGTCTTGTTCGAAATAGAAGAGATGGAAAAAACGTCTTTTATAATCTCAATAATGAAAGAGTGGCAAAATTACTAGAAGAAAGCGATATCGTTCTAGCCGAGATAGTTAGTGGATTGTACAAGTGTGTGAATTACGATGATGAATCCGCCATACTAAATATCAGAAAATAG